Proteins found in one Micromonospora sp. WMMD1082 genomic segment:
- a CDS encoding GPP34 family phosphoprotein, with amino-acid sequence MLIADEFFLIAHNDTRGKAKLHPAAAGLGLAGGLLGELILYGHITVTAGQLTVIDRRPPADALAHTVLDQLIGEAQHQAVRTWLSFLAQTAVTSVGERLARAGVLRRQETRRLLRTTVTYQPIDLNIAAWPATRLRALLERVEPPSVPDGLLLGLIAAAGLTREVLWSAGPRAHHRLNLIIPALPAPLKELVAHTEAAVGAAVLRGIP; translated from the coding sequence TTGCTCATCGCCGACGAGTTCTTCCTGATCGCCCACAACGACACGCGAGGCAAGGCGAAGCTGCACCCGGCGGCGGCCGGCCTCGGTCTGGCCGGTGGGCTCCTCGGCGAGCTGATCCTCTATGGACATATTACGGTCACCGCCGGCCAGCTGACCGTGATCGACCGGCGCCCGCCGGCCGACGCGCTGGCGCACACCGTGCTGGACCAGTTGATCGGGGAGGCCCAGCACCAGGCGGTGCGGACCTGGCTCAGCTTCCTCGCCCAGACCGCCGTGACCTCGGTGGGGGAGCGCCTGGCCCGGGCCGGTGTGCTGCGTCGGCAGGAGACCCGCCGACTGCTGCGGACCACCGTCACCTACCAGCCGATCGATCTCAACATCGCGGCCTGGCCGGCCACTCGGCTGCGCGCGTTGCTGGAGCGGGTGGAGCCGCCGAGCGTGCCGGACGGGCTGCTGCTCGGACTGATCGCCGCCGCCGGCCTGACCCGCGAGGTGCTGTGGAGCGCGGGCCCGCGTGCCCACCACCGGCTCAACCTGATCATTCCGGCCCTGCCGGCCCCGCTGAAGGAACTCGTCGCGCACACCGAGGCCGCCGTGGGCGCGGCCGTGCTGCGCGGCATTCCCTGA
- a CDS encoding helix-turn-helix transcriptional regulator: protein MTASPTVRRRRIARELRQLRERAGMTLDVAARQLDMSKSNLSRIENAQIGIKPRDVRAALALYQVTGNDAEALIEIARGAQQRGWWQHYSDVLPVWFEFYVGLEAEAATLRTYEAEAVPGLLQTEAYAREVYRLTAGDEDLDRKVAARLRRQDVLSGDDPVELSVVLNEAALLRPVSSRAVMAGQTAHLEAVAQLPNVTIQVLPLAAGGHPAMNSPYVILTFPDAADAAVVYLENLSMGLALEEAAQVRSYSLVHERLRRLALDPAASLVRLKEASRYFT, encoded by the coding sequence GTGACCGCGAGCCCCACCGTCCGCCGCCGCCGCATCGCCCGGGAACTCCGCCAGTTGCGCGAACGCGCCGGAATGACCCTGGATGTCGCCGCCCGGCAACTGGACATGTCCAAGAGCAACCTGTCCCGCATCGAGAACGCCCAGATCGGCATCAAACCGCGCGACGTGCGGGCCGCGCTGGCGCTGTACCAGGTGACCGGGAACGATGCCGAGGCACTCATCGAGATCGCCCGGGGTGCGCAGCAGCGTGGCTGGTGGCAGCACTACAGCGACGTCCTGCCGGTGTGGTTCGAGTTCTACGTCGGACTGGAGGCCGAGGCCGCCACGCTGCGGACGTACGAGGCCGAGGCGGTGCCCGGCCTGCTGCAGACCGAGGCGTACGCCCGGGAGGTCTACCGGCTCACCGCCGGCGACGAGGACCTGGATCGCAAGGTGGCGGCCCGGCTCCGTCGCCAGGACGTGCTGAGCGGCGACGACCCGGTCGAGTTGTCGGTAGTGCTGAACGAGGCAGCGCTGCTACGCCCCGTCAGCAGTCGGGCTGTCATGGCAGGTCAGACCGCCCACCTGGAGGCCGTCGCACAGTTACCGAACGTTACGATTCAGGTACTTCCACTCGCGGCCGGCGGGCACCCCGCGATGAACTCGCCGTACGTCATCCTCACCTTCCCCGACGCGGCCGACGCCGCCGTGGTCTACCTGGAAAATCTCTCGATGGGGCTGGCACTGGAGGAGGCCGCGCAGGTGCGCTCGTATAGCCTTGTGCACGAGAGGCTGCGCCGGCTGGCGCTCGATCCGGCGGCGTCCCTGGTCCGCCTGAAAGAGGCTTCTCGCTACTTTACGTGA
- a CDS encoding DUF397 domain-containing protein, whose product MTALDLSRAKWRTSTRSVGNGNCVEVATVDGRVAVRDSKDRPGPVLTFPPSAWNAFVASFPAR is encoded by the coding sequence ATGACCGCGCTCGACCTGTCCCGGGCGAAGTGGCGCACCAGCACGCGCAGTGTGGGCAACGGCAACTGCGTCGAGGTCGCCACAGTCGACGGTCGGGTCGCGGTGCGGGACAGCAAGGACCGCCCCGGGCCCGTGCTGACCTTCCCGCCGTCGGCCTGGAACGCCTTCGTCGCCAGCTTTCCCGCTCGCTGA